CTGATCACGGCCGGGCCTGAGGAGACGAAGAACATCTCCCGCTTCGCGCAGATGGTGAACTCGGTGGATGTGTTGATGGGGATCCACGGGGCTGGGCTCACGAACATGGTCTTCCTTCCTTCGAATGCGACACTGGTTCAGATCATTCCTTGCTGTGATCTGGCGAAAGGGTGCAGATACATCTTCGCGGAGCCAGCTCCGGACATGGGAATAAGATACGTGGAGTACGAGATAAGAGTGGAGGAGAGCTCCCTGATCGAGAAGTACCCCAGGGATGATGTTTTGTTCAGGGACCCCCTTTCGATTCAGAAGCAACTAGGATTCAATGCATTCTGGAACATATTTCTGAACCAGCAAAAGGTAAAGCTCGATGTGCGTAGGTTTAGAAGTATCTTATCAGGAGTACTTCGGTCTATCAAACACTAGATTTAGAGAGATTGCATGAGAATCCTGCCTTTACCTGTGTTTCTTGTAGTAATTCATTGACTCCATTGGAAAAATGTACTCACTCAGAATAAGCAAGTCCATGAATGAAGATTGCAGCAAAATGATTCTTGTTTACATTTTCAGTAATCAGCAGCTGAGCTGCTTCCAGTGAACCATCTTATAATGGAAGTGCATAACAATTTGCTGAGCTCTGAAGGATCTGACTAAATCGCTTGTATATCTTTGGGCAGGGATTGCAGCGACCAGGAAGAAAGCGAAGTTTGTGGAGGTCTTCGTTGGAGATGCAGGTGAGGCCTCGATCCATCAGGATGGAGATGATGGACATGGAAATGAAGATTCTCGAtggctttcttctcttcttcgtcGTCGTTTGGTTTTGGAATGTAGCGGGGAGGAGGTTTCGGTTCATTTGCTCGCGTGTGCTGTGATCTGCTGACCTGAGTTGGAATGTTGCATGAACTTTTGCAGGGGTTAATCTTTGATTGGCAGCTTTTATTCTTTTCCTATTTAATTCTCTTTTTATcaaaaagatctttttttttttctctgcaaATCTGTAGATAATAAAATCATTCAATTTTTTTTCTGAACCGAAACAATGTAAATCAATAAACTAATAGAATGAAGCCATTTCGAGGGCCATTCCAATAGCATTCCACTTGATTTCTCAAAGCCACCTGCATATTATGAACCATGAAATTTCTGGCTACAGGGAAAAGACCAGTATGATGTAAATCCTTAACAATGAGGGGTTGTTTAGGCAACATCATTTCAAGAATCCAACCGTCGATGTTAAACAGGAAACAACTTCAGGAAACTTTTATAACAAACAAATGAAGAACATCAAGGTGAAATGCACATTTTGATACAGAGTTGAACCTTTGGATTTTTTTCCATCATATCTGGCACAAATTCCATCTTTCATATGAATGTGAAGTATCATGTTCAGCTGCTGAATTCTTCCAGTGCTGAAATGTTCCGAACTTTTCCTCGCAACCTTTATAGAGGCAGAGAACGGTTTTATGTTGCGCATTCTGAAGTAACATTCCTCAAGAAGCTTCAATTATCATTGGCACTTCTTTTCTTTACAGGTATATTGGTGTCATATATTGCTTTCATTATGACACTTTCGACTGTGAAGTTTCACATAATTGGTCACCAACTCTACAATTTGTTTGGTGCCGGTAGGCTCGGACGATATGTGGCTGAGACTGCATGTGAACGGAAGGACTTCATTTACATATTCTCTGCTTGAGATGAAGAGGCAGATAATATTCGCCGAGTTGCCTGCAATGTTATTTAGCAAAtttgagctctttcttgattaaaagaaaaatgaaagaaaattgcATGATTAGGTTCCAAAGCATATCGGTAGCCACAAAGGCGAACAAGTACCTGTCGGCGACGGGAGTGATGAAACGTTGTTAATGTTCCAGCAATAAAAAAGATGGGTACAAGTATTCCAGCAGTCCTCAACACCAGCAGCTTTGTTTTAGATATGCAACATTTAAAAGTTATTCAGAGCTTCAGAAGCTAGCAATTACAGAAATACATTTGGAAGTAGAGCTTTACTGAGAATAGAGTAAATGAGTACTGCTCAGCTCCACTGATTATGAGAGGAAGAGTATGGCGAAGAACCAAAAGAATCATGAACTGGATAAAAGGAAGTATCGCTAATTAGATCAAAGTGCGTCTACAAAGCAAAAACATCATCTTACAAATGAGAAAGGAACTCACGATTATGGTGACTGACCGACAACAAATTGCGCTTCTTAACCTTGAAACTAATTGGTCATAATAATTTGACTCGATGACACCAGATGGAACCACTGTTAGAATCTGGGGATCATGAAGGTCCTGACTGGATATATCCCAGCTTCCCCTGAGAGTGTGTCTAAAGTAAAGGATCTTTGAAAGAATGGCCTGATTTATTGCCTAGATAAGTTACACAACAAATGCGACCACACATAATGAAGATACCTGAAGTTCATCGGAGCTCTCCCATAATGAAACAACTTTGGCAGAGAGGTATATCCTGGCTTGAATTGCTGAATATAAATAGAGAAAGTTTAATATATGACAGTACAATCTGCTCCATAAAAGACTACATGGTTTCCACGCTACATCTACATCCACATGCATGTGTAGGTGAACAACGAGCCTATGTTGGCCCACGCTACATCCACTGAGCTGTTCTCTTAACTTCAGTGTGCATGTTACTCAACTAATCAACATGGAAGAAGTAGCATGTTGAGATTAAAAGATAACTTTAGAAATTTGACAACAAACCTGGAGGCATATCTCACACATTGTGTTTCCTTTCTCATTGCACCACCGCTGAATGCATACCCGATGAGCATACTGCAAGCAAAAAGAAGATATAATTCAATTATCctattataagatttgatgatTTTTTGCTGGAGTAAATTACAACCTTGAAATGGCATCAGAAGCAGTGTTGTGGTGCTGAAAATGCAAACTAGGCTCCATTAAAAGTGATACTTTCCAAAGTTCACCTGAAGATACTGATCAAGTTGACTAATAATAAGTGTATCCTAATAAAAATGAATTGCTAGTGTCTTTGCTCAATGTAGCTCTATGTGTAGTACTCCTAGTTAAACTTGACAGTTAATTCAGTGATCATTTTGAGGGAACTCACGTAGCACATTTACATATTTGAAACCCAAATCTACATCAGAATTTGAAATGTACATTTACATATTCCATAAACTGGAATATGTTTATGGATGTCCATGGACGGGTAAATGATGCTGCTATTTTCAACACTAATTGTGCATCCTCTTCACTGCATCACACTATTTACTCGGCCGGATAAGATTACTCACAAGTTGGATGTCATTTTATTTCGGAAAGGAAAAGTGCATGTGAAGGAGGGAGAGAGCGCAAAGTTTCACAGATTGTGTTGTGAAAAGCAAGGTACAAAGCATCAGCCCTGTGATGATCTACCAGGAAGACGGATCTAAAAGATGTATCATGACAAGGAGACTCTACGGACTGGGTGCAATGAGAAGAGCATCTATTTGATTAGGAATTAGTCTTGAAGAATGATCTTTAAGGCAAATTAGGAATTTGCAGTTCACCTTCAAGCTGCCACAGCATGAGCAAGGGATCTCCATGTTGGAATCATGGTCATCCTCTTGGCAGATTCTGCACTCCACCAGCTTCCCTGAGGGTGTCCGGTGCCCAACAGACGTGTTCGGGGTAGAATTACTGCCAAGGTCACCCGATGAGGCAGAATCGGTAGCTATTTGGGCTTGTTTCCCGTTTCCAATTGCAGCCTCAAGCGTCGACTCGGTGAGCAAATGGTCCACAAGCAGAGCAAGATGGTCGCCCATTGTTCTGGAATCTAAAATGTGATGAGGATGAAGAAATACAATAACCATAGCTTCGCATATCGAAAGAAAGTTACCAAGGTTAAAAGGGACCTGTTTGAGGAAAGCGATCTGCTCTACCGTGAAGAATTAAGCTGCAAGAACGACAAAATGCCATTATCGAAGCAGATAAAGTACGCCGAGCTTAATCAAAACCTGATAACAGCACTAAAAGCGTGTGATTTCATTAGCAAAATACGAAACCATAAGATCTACGCACAGGCAAACCATAAGCATGAGAAAGATGCCGCCTTTATCAACATAGACGGCAGGAATTAAACCAAGCTTTCATAGCAATCACAAAAGCAAACACAGATAGGCCACTACAAAGAAGAAACCATATGGAAAGAATGGAGAAAGCAAGAACCTTGGCGAAATAGGAGCAAGCCGGAATGGCTAACGGCGAAAGGTGGCAGCTTTCCTGCGGCTTCCGAAGGCACTCGCTCTTCCCTCCCTCGAGAGAGAGAAATAGGCCAAGGAAAACCCgagtaggagaagggaaggaggagaAGGCTTAGAAGGTGGGATTTGGATGAAGAAAGAGAAACCTGAGAAGAGGAGGCAACAGAGGAAGAGGCAGGGGGGGTATTTGTGCTGGAAGCAAGAGATGGAGTGGGGTGAAGGTGTTCGTAAAGTACCCCAACCCGCAATTTCTAATTCAAAAAGTTCCCTTTCATGTCATGCATGCTTTGGGTATGCCAAAGATTCCAAACACTGTTGTAATTATCTACAACAGTGCAAAATTCTACGATGGATTTGACACTTCAAATAAAGATTCAGTTAGTAAAAGTCATTCCTTGGTCGCATGATGTTTTTTAGGCTATCTAATTAGTCAAAATTAACCAAAGGTTTGTTAAGCAAAATGGTGTGTTAGGACAGGGGAGATCACCAAAGTCACAAACTGCGCCATTGCATGCATTATCGGTGGAAAGTTGGATGCGGTTGGGTTGCCTACTCTCATCGTGGACTTGTGTGATGAAGAGTTCATTCTGCTGCGTTGTTGAGCTTCCTCTTGTCTGATGAGTTTGGCTGACATGCATCATTAAATTCGATTGGCTTAGCTCCAAGCTTCCATAGTTTGAGGACCACACTAAGCTTAGCTGCTCCATTCGAAAATATCTTCTGCATCTCATTACTCATTAACGCGTGCACACCTCTTTTATTTCCTACTTCTTGGAGCAAATCATTCACCATACTGATAAACTTAGATGCATCCCATTGTTGGGTTAGTACTCATTAAGTATTAGTTTTCTTAGTATAACAACAATAAACAAGCAAAAGATATGTAGACGGCGCAGCACGTCTCCCTTTGGACTTTGAACGTTCCACCACCAATAAAAAGCAGCTTTCTTCTGCCCTGTTATCATGCAGCGTGCGCCACTGCAAGACACAGTCGTCTTCTTGTGCTTACGATCTTGGAATCTTGAAAGtacaggaattccaatatccatgTTTTACGACAAGAAAGATGGTATACGCAGGCGTGCACCACACCGTCACAAACTACAAGCACACGGCAAGGGAACGCAATGAGATACGCAACATGGGCGTGACATATCCATTCCTCGTTTATCCTCTTACCCGGATCTGTTGCTTCAAAGGCGGAAGATTGCCACCTTTGATCACAAGCAATGGCAGCCTCCTCTTCCTCGCTCGCTTCCTTGGCTTTGTCTTCGCTAAATTCTTCCCTTGAAAGACCCCACCTCCATGAGAAGAGGAGATCATCAATCGTGGTCGTTTCTGGTTGTAGTAAGGATACCGACAACGTGGGCGAGAACATGATCGTGCTGCGGAAGAGGATATACGTGCTGAAGATGGCGGAGGAGAAGTACGAGGAGCCGTCGGGGTGGATGGAGTGGGAGAGGCGGTGGGGATGTTGCTGCTGAGCTGCAGGCCTTGCATGTGGTTGGCATGCATGGCGATGGTGGCGTTGAGCTTGCCCACGGTGGCGCTGCTGGTGGTGCTCTGTGCTTGAACAGACGACGGGATGGGATGTGCTGGTCACATAGCAGTTGAACATTCTAGAAGATTGATGGATCATCTAGAACTCTCTAGAACTACATCCGGGCTTTGGATCGATCAAGTCCATGCAAATCATACGGCTCTCGTCGATATAAAGCCCACCCGTCGCTGCTATATATAAGAGCCCTGAAGGCGCGCCACCAGAAATTTGATCGCCACCTCCCCTCCTGCCTCCTTCACCCATCACAGAGCTCCCGCCGACCGTTCTATCGGTATTATTCCGATGGGACAAATTTCCGTTCTCCGCGACACGCTCGCGGGCCACACGGACATGGTGACGGCGATCGCCGTCTCCGCTTATTACTCCCCCATCGTCGTCTCCTCCTGCCGTGACAAGTCCGTCCTCATCTGAAAAATCAAGGACGACGGCACCGTCGTCCCCCACCGCCGACTCACGGGACATTCACATTTCGTCGAGGACGTGGTCCTCAACAGCGATGGCCAGTTGGCCTTCTCAGCCTCTTGGGACGGCGACGTCCGCTTCCGGGATGTCGCCACCGGTTCCATCACCTCGCGCTTCGTGGGTCACACAAAGGATGTCCTCTCGGTCACCATCTCCCCCCGACAACCGCCAGATCGTCTCGAGGGGGCGCGACCGCACCATCAAGGTCTGGAATTCGCTCGGCGAGTGCAAGTGCACGATTGAGGGTGACGACGCCCACACCGAGTGGGTCAGCTGCGTCCGTTTCAGCCCGAACTTCCACAAACTGGTCCTCGTGTCCGGCTCCTGGGATCGGACGGTCAAGGTGCGGAACTTCACCAACCGCAAGCTCATGTACACGCTGGTGGGCCACACCGGCTACGTCAACGCCGTGGCTGTCACCCCCGACGGCACAATGTGCGCGAGCGGCGGCAAGGACACCCTCGTCCTACTATGGGAGCTAGCCATCGGGGCGAAGGTCCACGAGTTCAACGCCGGGTCCATCATCCACGCGATTTGCTTCAGCCCCCGCTGGTACTGGCTGTGCGTCGCGTCGGAGAACGACATCCGTATCTGGGACCTCGCCGAGAAGACTCTGCTCCAGGTTCTCAAGCCGGAGACGGCCGTCGGCAGGAAAAAGGTCCTCGACTGGTACTTGGTATGTTTGCCCTTCTCCAAATTTAGCGATCAGCTGTTCGTTTACATGCATGAAGCATTTGGTTCCTCCGATAAGCGATGCCTATAAAGACTTTTGTGCTGATTTATGCATGGAATTAACCGATTCTTGATCTTGCTGATGATATACAATAATGTACCAGCCTCTGTCTTCGTCATTCATTTAATGCGTTTGTGAATTGTGCTTTCAGCAAGTGTTACCGAATTCCAAACCAAAAGGtagatcaagaaaatataaattagattGCAGAATTGACCATCTGAACATTAAAAATCCAGTGATGGTAATTCATCTTGATCTACATACAAGTGTTCACTGTTACTGCATCTAATGGCTTTCTTTTTGTTGGCGCGATGCTGGCAGAGACCCTTCTGCACCAGCTTAACCTGGAGCGCTAATGGCCTCACGCTGTATTCTGGATACAAGGATGGCACAATCAGACTTTGGGGATTTTCTCCTGCTTAGATGGTGGCACTTTGGCTGCGCAAGGTAGAACTTTGATATCTTCGATTCGTTTAGCTGATCGATCGGCAGATCTCGTTATGGACACGATATATGATTTGCAAACTGGTATACGATTTCTCCGAAGCGATTACCACGGTTTCCTCTCTATCTTGGATGCGATGAAGCTGATTCCATCTGCATCCGCAACATTCCCCTCTTCAAACAGCGCAGCACTTCACGGCGTTGTCAATTGGGAGAAGTGAGTGACTGCTGCTTGAATTCTCGTCATGTCAGTAAGTGTGCAAGATGTAATTGCCCGCTGACAACCATCTCTGGGCGCGAATCCTTCCCCGATTCGGGCTGTCCATTGGTAAAGAAAGAAGATTGTAATTTGCGGATCAACGAAAAACAAAAACCCTGTTTTGGCCTCAGATATTGCCATCCGAAATCAAAGAAAACAGACAAAAAACCCCTCAGATGTCTCTTCATCTCCACACAAAGCACAGCATTTAGGAGCTGCATTCAGGAATTGGAACGATAGAAGATTCATTCATCACAGGAGCGATTTCGTACCACCATCCACATATCCTAAATTCTACCTCGATGACTCAATATCGACAAAGCTCGAACAGAAACATTGAATCCGGTTAGGGTTCGTAACTCAACTTTATCCCAATAATAGCAAAAGCCAATATTACCATCGCATAAAATAGGTAGTAGAAGCGAGAATGCGTTTTACTCAGCCGCCGCGCCGCTTCTCCTCGTAGAGCGAAACAATGGAGACGGTAGGAAGGGAGAGGCGGCGATAGGGTTTTTATGCAACTCTCGCCGACAACTCGGCCCTAAAGTAGAGATGGGCTCGAACGCAGCCCAAGAATTAGCCCAAGACCACTTAGGAATAACAAAATCACATTACGTTTTCACATGGCGAAGAGCTTAAAGATAACCTAATCTTGTAGTAGTCTTGAAAGGTATCGGAGGCGAAGTGGCGACAAGGAGGAGGACCAACTTGCTCCCTTTTAGTCATCATGTGACAGTGAGTAGATACCTTCCGCGAAGAACCTTCCTACCTTTCAAACAGTGCCATGAACCTTAGATAGGGCTTTCCCTCCCCCCCCTTGAAACTTGGGACGACGCTCTGCTCTGCGCTTGCAGCTAATTGCTGTAGGTATATATGAACATATGGTGGTGCTCTATGCTTGTGATCATGTGACGAGTCCGAGTACGGTCAAGCACCGATATCATAAATGCAAGAAAGCGAATGTAATGTCGTGTCCGAGTTGCGTCCTTCACAGTAAAAAGTAATTAAAGAGAAGAACCAAGTGTCACTTGTTGTGAAGAGGATCGGGGCAAGTTGGCACTCGTCGCTTGCTTTCATGGACGCTGGAAGTCGTTTCCGGCGGCGTCGGTCTTCTCCCTATCATAGTCATCTTCTCCCGTGCTCCTTCGGCGCCGATCCTCGGACCAAGTATTGGAGTCGCGACTGCTGGGCAGCCACAGGGGAAGCAGACGAAGATGGCGTATAGTACTGTCACCAAGCAGAAGAAGCCAagccttctcctcttctcccttcTCTTGTCTCTCGTTGGAGGCATCGATCATAAGGCAGCGAGCTTCTATTGAAAGctcgagagagcgagagagagggagaaagagagagggagagttaTTGAAGTCACAGAAAGAATGGGCTGGACATTTAGCAGTGTGTTTGGTGGTATCAACCACATGCAGAACGGTGTTTGTTGccttctcctttcttttctcttctccatTGATTCGAAATGCATGGCTCTGATAACAAAGGGCCCATAACACAG
This Musa acuminata AAA Group cultivar baxijiao chromosome BXJ1-2, Cavendish_Baxijiao_AAA, whole genome shotgun sequence DNA region includes the following protein-coding sequences:
- the LOC135606808 gene encoding uncharacterized protein LOC135606808 isoform X2 produces the protein MAFCRSCSLILHGRADRFPQTDSRTMGDHLALLVDHLLTESTLEAAIGNGKQAQIATDSASSGDLGSNSTPNTSVGHRTPSGKLVECRICQEDDHDSNMEIPCSCCGSLKYAHRVCIQRWCNEKGNTMCEICLQQFKPGYTSLPKLFHYGRAPMNFRGSWDISSQDLHDPQILTVVPSGVIESNYYDQLVSRLRSAICCRSVTIIFMILLVLRHTLPLIISGAEQYSFTLFSLLVLRTAGILVPIFFIAGTLTTFHHSRRRQATRRILSASSSQAENM
- the LOC135606808 gene encoding uncharacterized protein LOC135606808 isoform X1, with the translated sequence MAFCRSCSLILHGRADRFPQTDSRTMGDHLALLVDHLLTESTLEAAIGNGKQAQIATDSASSGDLGSNSTPNTSVGHRTPSGKLVECRICQEDDHDSNMEIPCSCCGSLKYAHRVCIQRWCNEKGNTMCEICLQQFKPGYTSLPKLFHYGRAPMNFRHTLRGSWDISSQDLHDPQILTVVPSGVIESNYYDQLVSRLRSAICCRSVTIIFMILLVLRHTLPLIISGAEQYSFTLFSLLVLRTAGILVPIFFIAGTLTTFHHSRRRQATRRILSASSSQAENM
- the LOC135606808 gene encoding uncharacterized protein LOC135606808 isoform X3, which codes for MGDHLALLVDHLLTESTLEAAIGNGKQAQIATDSASSGDLGSNSTPNTSVGHRTPSGKLVECRICQEDDHDSNMEIPCSCCGSLKYAHRVCIQRWCNEKGNTMCEICLQQFKPGYTSLPKLFHYGRAPMNFRHTLRGSWDISSQDLHDPQILTVVPSGVIESNYYDQLVSRLRSAICCRSVTIIFMILLVLRHTLPLIISGAEQYSFTLFSLLVLRTAGILVPIFFIAGTLTTFHHSRRRQATRRILSASSSQAENM